In a single window of the Anabas testudineus chromosome 17, fAnaTes1.2, whole genome shotgun sequence genome:
- the mylk4a gene encoding myosin light chain kinase 2, skeletal/cardiac muscle isoform X1 — translation MSTLVMNTVEEANSTSFDLIQTRIESLNSKMDKLINIQQKVLSRLDGMSQEIDDIENDMETLKVDKEEIHLPTKVVNQTPETGVGVREICQEMTTIMSVVNQRSEQQAQKLEGMEKLVLSMQQVISFIGETVKSSRVMELMFKCPAAQKASKPKDNKGKQAIKRKLSADTLNKKLDKLKDHKNKDGAEKPCLSRKALKVQKKMKPPDTADTISLKKQTLLFEEVQKLNKQNAEKSAGELDLEAGVLPAVQQPVAPACNLVGYLREDSKVAEKNEAVEEVSEEELGEAVPEGETGTTEVKEKEEEKLEVTEENTEEEASTVKETAEDKKEPNSTRTVEPKDASVCPEAEEDRPSDGNSPSIMSFVTEEHFIVEEYTQSIVVVEQKEIEEKQEDNEEAEQKLGSEGWAIFRADEVEIQLNLQQRVEKERKENAEQNDPDDADDAEAEQFFIDTTPPPAAPFGHRIVSAKPNQISNFYTINWQEVLGGGRFGQVHKCVENSSGLTLAAKVIKARSQKEKEVVKNEIQVMNNLDHASLIQLYAAYESRNDIILVLEYVGGGELFDRIIDENYTLMELDAVVFIRQICEGLQYMHKMYILHLDLKPENILCVSRVTNKVKIIDFGLARIYKPREKLRVNFGTPEFLAPEVINYDFVSFNTDMWSLGVITYMLLSGLCPFLGDDDSQTLNNILSCQWNFEEQEFVDTSKEAKEFISRLLVVNKSWRMSASEALRHPWLSDPVLHHCLHTKKTMCRSRRSSCVPATDS, via the exons ATGAGCACCTTGGTAATGAACACAGTCGAAGAAGCCAACAGCACAAGCTTTGATCTCATCCAAACGCGGATTGAGTCATTGAACAGTAAGATGGACAAGCTCATTAACATTCAACAAAAAGTCCTCAGCCGACTAGATGGGATGTCTCAGGAAATTGACGACATTGAAAATGACATGGAGACTCTGAAAGTTGACAAAGAGGAAATCCATTTGCCAACCAAAGTAGTGAACCAGACCCCGGAGACGGGGGTAGGAGTGAGGGAGATATGCCAGGAGATGACCACCATCATGTCGGTGGTGAATCAGCGATCCGAGCAGCAGGCTCAGAAGCTCGAAGGGATGGAAAAACTGGTTCTCAGCATGCAGCAAGTGATCAGCTTCATTGGCGAGACGGTGAAGAGTTCGAGGGTCATGGAGCTGATGTTCAAATGCCCTGCAGCTCAGAAGGCCTCCAAACCCAAGGACAATAAAGGAAAGCAAGCAATTAAGAGAAAATTATCTGCAGACACACTAAACAAGAAGCTTGACAAG TTGAAagaccacaaaaacaaagatggagcAGAGAAACCATGTTTGAGCCGTAAGGCTCTGAAAGTCCAAAAGAAGATGAAACCTCCAGACACAGCAG ACACCATCTCTTTGAAGAAACAAACTTTGCTATTTGAAGAGGTGCAAAAACTCAACAAGCAAAATGCAGAGAAATCAGCTGGTGAACTGGATCTGGAGGCTGGAGTGTTGCCTGCCGTTCAACAACCTGTTGCTCCTGCTTGCAACTTAGTGGGTTACCTGCGCGAAGACTCCAAAGTAGCTGAGAAAAATGAAGCTGTAGAGGAGGTTAGTGAGGAGGAACTTGGAGAAGCTGTGCCTGAGGGAGAGACAGGCACAACTgaagtgaaagagaaggaggaagaaaagctTGAAGTCactgaggaaaacacagaagaagaagcttcTACTGTCAAAGAGACTGCTGAAGACAAAAAAGAGCCAAATTCTACACG CACTGTTGAGCCCAAAGATGCCTCTGTGTGtccagaggcagaggaggaccGACCATCAGATGGCAACAGCCCAAGCATCATGTCTTTTGTGACTGAGGAACACTTTATAGTGGAGGAATACACTCAGAGCATTGTGGTGGTGGAGCAGAAAGAGATCGAGGAGAAGCAAGAGGACAATGAAGAGGCTGAGCAGAAGCTTGGGTCTGAGGGCTGGGCCATCTTCAGGGCAGATGAAGTTGAAATCCAGTTAAACCTACAACAAAGGgtggagaaggaaagaaaggaaaatgcagaacaaaatgatcctgatgatgctgatgatgctgAAGCTGAGCAGTTCTTTATTG ACACcactcctcctccagcagctcctttTGGTCATCGCATTGTATCGGCAAAGCCAAACCAGATCAGCAACTTCTACACCATCAATTGGCAGGAGGTCCTAGGCGG GGGTCGTTTCGGCCAGGTGCACAAATGTGTTGAAAACTCCTCTGGTCTCACTTTGGCAGCGAAGGTCATCAAAGCCAGGAGCCAGAAAGAAAAG GAGGTGGTGAAGAATGAGATCCAGGTCATGAATAATCTGGACCATGCCAGTCTGATTCAGCTCTACGCAGCTTATGAGTCAAGGAATGACATCATCCTTGTACTTGAATA TGTTGGGGGAGGAGAACTGTTTGACAGGATCATTGATGAAAACTACACTTTAATGGAGCTGGATGCTGTTGTGTTCATCAGGCAGATCTGTGAAGGCCTGCAGTACATGCACAAAATGTACATCCTACATCTGGACTTAAAG CCAGAAAACATTCTCTGTGTGAGCAGAGTCACAAATAAGGTCAAAATCATCGACTTTGGCCTTGCCAGGAT ATATAAACCAAGGGAGAAGCTACGGGTGAATTTTGGCACTCCAGAGTTTCTGGCTCCTGAAGTCATCAACTACGACTTTGTGTCGTTCAACACAGACATGTGGAGCCTCGGCGTCATCACCTACATGCT TCTGAGCGGGCTCTGTCCCTTCCTCGGTGACGACGACAGTCAGACTCTGAACAACATCTTGTCCTGTCAGTGGAACTTTGAGGAACAAGAGTTTGTGGACACATCTAAAGAAGCCAAAGAATTCATCTCCAGACTTCTCGTTGTTAATAAAAG TTGGAGGATGAGTGCATCTGAGGCCTTGAGACATCCGTGGCTGTCTGATCCTGTGCTTCATCATTGCCTTCATACAAAG aaaactaTGTGCAGATCACGACGATCATCGTGTGTTCCCGCGACTGATAGTTGA
- the mylk4a gene encoding myosin light chain kinase family member 4 isoform X2, producing MKGKVKAVKNFAAAWDIWLISSMCLVASYLWLMLFDVLCYKRRRRASTPPSTQLKDHKNKDGAEKPCLSRKALKVQKKMKPPDTADTISLKKQTLLFEEVQKLNKQNAEKSAGELDLEAGVLPAVQQPVAPACNLVGYLREDSKVAEKNEAVEEVSEEELGEAVPEGETGTTEVKEKEEEKLEVTEENTEEEASTVKETAEDKKEPNSTRTVEPKDASVCPEAEEDRPSDGNSPSIMSFVTEEHFIVEEYTQSIVVVEQKEIEEKQEDNEEAEQKLGSEGWAIFRADEVEIQLNLQQRVEKERKENAEQNDPDDADDAEAEQFFIDTTPPPAAPFGHRIVSAKPNQISNFYTINWQEVLGGGRFGQVHKCVENSSGLTLAAKVIKARSQKEKEVVKNEIQVMNNLDHASLIQLYAAYESRNDIILVLEYVGGGELFDRIIDENYTLMELDAVVFIRQICEGLQYMHKMYILHLDLKPENILCVSRVTNKVKIIDFGLARIYKPREKLRVNFGTPEFLAPEVINYDFVSFNTDMWSLGVITYMLLSGLCPFLGDDDSQTLNNILSCQWNFEEQEFVDTSKEAKEFISRLLVVNKSWRMSASEALRHPWLSDPVLHHCLHTKKTMCRSRRSSCVPATDS from the exons ATGAAAGGTAAAGTGAAAGCTGTGAAGAACTTTGCAGCAGCCTGGGACATATGGTTAATCAGCAGCATGTGTCTGGTTGCTTCCTATCTGTGGCTCATGCTGTTTGATGTACTCTGCTACAAGAGGAGGCGCAGAGCATCCACTCCACCTTCCACCCAG TTGAAagaccacaaaaacaaagatggagcAGAGAAACCATGTTTGAGCCGTAAGGCTCTGAAAGTCCAAAAGAAGATGAAACCTCCAGACACAGCAG ACACCATCTCTTTGAAGAAACAAACTTTGCTATTTGAAGAGGTGCAAAAACTCAACAAGCAAAATGCAGAGAAATCAGCTGGTGAACTGGATCTGGAGGCTGGAGTGTTGCCTGCCGTTCAACAACCTGTTGCTCCTGCTTGCAACTTAGTGGGTTACCTGCGCGAAGACTCCAAAGTAGCTGAGAAAAATGAAGCTGTAGAGGAGGTTAGTGAGGAGGAACTTGGAGAAGCTGTGCCTGAGGGAGAGACAGGCACAACTgaagtgaaagagaaggaggaagaaaagctTGAAGTCactgaggaaaacacagaagaagaagcttcTACTGTCAAAGAGACTGCTGAAGACAAAAAAGAGCCAAATTCTACACG CACTGTTGAGCCCAAAGATGCCTCTGTGTGtccagaggcagaggaggaccGACCATCAGATGGCAACAGCCCAAGCATCATGTCTTTTGTGACTGAGGAACACTTTATAGTGGAGGAATACACTCAGAGCATTGTGGTGGTGGAGCAGAAAGAGATCGAGGAGAAGCAAGAGGACAATGAAGAGGCTGAGCAGAAGCTTGGGTCTGAGGGCTGGGCCATCTTCAGGGCAGATGAAGTTGAAATCCAGTTAAACCTACAACAAAGGgtggagaaggaaagaaaggaaaatgcagaacaaaatgatcctgatgatgctgatgatgctgAAGCTGAGCAGTTCTTTATTG ACACcactcctcctccagcagctcctttTGGTCATCGCATTGTATCGGCAAAGCCAAACCAGATCAGCAACTTCTACACCATCAATTGGCAGGAGGTCCTAGGCGG GGGTCGTTTCGGCCAGGTGCACAAATGTGTTGAAAACTCCTCTGGTCTCACTTTGGCAGCGAAGGTCATCAAAGCCAGGAGCCAGAAAGAAAAG GAGGTGGTGAAGAATGAGATCCAGGTCATGAATAATCTGGACCATGCCAGTCTGATTCAGCTCTACGCAGCTTATGAGTCAAGGAATGACATCATCCTTGTACTTGAATA TGTTGGGGGAGGAGAACTGTTTGACAGGATCATTGATGAAAACTACACTTTAATGGAGCTGGATGCTGTTGTGTTCATCAGGCAGATCTGTGAAGGCCTGCAGTACATGCACAAAATGTACATCCTACATCTGGACTTAAAG CCAGAAAACATTCTCTGTGTGAGCAGAGTCACAAATAAGGTCAAAATCATCGACTTTGGCCTTGCCAGGAT ATATAAACCAAGGGAGAAGCTACGGGTGAATTTTGGCACTCCAGAGTTTCTGGCTCCTGAAGTCATCAACTACGACTTTGTGTCGTTCAACACAGACATGTGGAGCCTCGGCGTCATCACCTACATGCT TCTGAGCGGGCTCTGTCCCTTCCTCGGTGACGACGACAGTCAGACTCTGAACAACATCTTGTCCTGTCAGTGGAACTTTGAGGAACAAGAGTTTGTGGACACATCTAAAGAAGCCAAAGAATTCATCTCCAGACTTCTCGTTGTTAATAAAAG TTGGAGGATGAGTGCATCTGAGGCCTTGAGACATCCGTGGCTGTCTGATCCTGTGCTTCATCATTGCCTTCATACAAAG aaaactaTGTGCAGATCACGACGATCATCGTGTGTTCCCGCGACTGATAGTTGA
- the wrnip1 gene encoding ATPase WRNIP1, translating to MASEMTPSDLVQCPVCFKGFKPATINGHLDVCLLGNVTDTSPSTNDDDDDSGPPVKKSRIGAQAAPLSPGSSGSMSGTQPSAVFSMFQTNKSKVSVQSERSGSLTSAVNKGLKRGLETGAESGPAGPETLKSRTRVSTSGQTLKASDELSPRKLLTLNKPLAEILRPNTLEEYFGQSKVVGQQTLLRSLLDSQEIPSLILWGPPGCGKTTLAHIIASASKRNGTARFVTLSATSTSTNEVREVIKQAQNELRLCKRKTILFIDEIHRFNKSQQDTFLPHVECGTVTLIGATTENPSFQVNAALLSRCRVLVLEKLSVVAMGSILNRAVAALGIRVLGRDPANPRDQTDGDGPKIYIEQKALDTIAYLCDGDARTGLNSLQLAVQAQVSSTQPSQLLEDGSPEILVKEEHIKEGLQRSHILYDKAGEEHYNCISALHKSMRGSHENASLYWLGRMLEGGEDPLYVARRLVRFASEDVGMADPSALPQAVSAFQACHFIGMPECEVILAQCVVYLARAPKSVEIYKAYNNVKACLRNHRGPLPPVPLHLRNAPTKLMKQLGYAKGYKYNPNFSGTVEQEYLPDELQGIDFFTWTPSES from the exons ATGGCGAGCGAGATGACGCCGTCAGACCTGGTGCAGTGTCCCGTGTGTTTTAAAGGCTTCAAGCCTGCGACGATAAACGGACACCTCGACGTGTGTCTGCTGGGAAACGTTACCGACACCAGTCCGTCCACgaacgacgacgacgacgacagCGGACCTCCGGTAAAGAAATCTCGCATTGGCGCCCAGGCAGCCCCGCTCAGCCCCGGTTCCTCCGGCTCCATGTCTGGGACTCAGCCGTCCGCGGTGTTTTCCATGTTTCAGACCAACAAGAGTAAAGTTTCGGTACAAAGCGAACGGAGTGGCTCGTTAACAAGTGCTGTAAACAAGGGGCTGAAACGTGGTTTGGAGACTGGGGCTGAATCTGGACCAGCGGGTCCAGAGACTCTGAAGAGCCGCACACGTGTGTCCACCTCCGGACAGACCCTGAAGGCATCAGATGAGCTGTCACCGCGGAAGCTGCTCACGTTAAACAAACCTCTGGCGGAAATACTGAGGCCAAACACGCTGGAGGAGTATTTTGGTCAAAGTAAAGTTGTGGGGCAGCAAACACTGCTCCGGTCTCTTCTGGACTCCCAGGAAATCCCGTCTCTGATCCTGTGGGGACCACCGGGATGCGGAAAG accACACTAGCTCACATAATTGCCAGCGCCAGCAAAAGGAATGGCACGGCCCGTTTTGTCACCCTGTCCGCCACCAGCACTTCCACCAATGAAGTCAGAGAGGTGATCAAGCAGGCGCAGAATGAGCTCCGACTGTGCAAGAGGAAGACGATCCTGTTCATTGACGAAATTCACCGCTTCAACAAATCCCAACAG gaCACTTTCCTTCCCCACGTCGAGTGCGGGACGGTAACGCTGATCGGGGCGACCACAGAAAATCCGTCCTTCCAGGTGAATGCTGCCTTGCTGAGCAGGTGCAGGGTGCTGGTTCTAGAGAAGCTCTCTGTGGTGGCAATGGGCTCCATCCTGAACAGAGCTGTGGCCGCACTGGGGATCAGAGTCCTGGGACGTGATCCAGCAAATCCCAGAGATCAAACAGACGGAGATGG GCCAAAGATTTACATTGAGCAGAAAGCTCTGGACACCATAGCCTATCTCTGCGATGGAGATGCAAGGACAGGGCTCAATAGTTTGCAATTAGCTGTTCAGGCTCAGGTGAGCTCAACCCAACCCAGCCAGTTATTAGAAGACGGTTCTCCAGAGATCCTGGTGAAGGAGGAGCACATCAAGGAGGGTCTTCAGAGATCCCATATTCTGTATGATAAAGCTG GTGAGGAGCATTACAACTGTATCTCAGCATTGCACAAGTCTATGAGAGGCTCACATGAGAATGCTTCCCTCTACTGGCTGGGCCGCATGCTGGAGGGCGGCGAGGATCCCCTCTACGTAGCCCGCAGACTGGTCCGATTTGCCAGTGAGGACGTTG GTATGGCAGATCCCTCTGCTCTTCCGCAAGCTGTGTCTGCCTTCCAGGCCTGTCATTTCATTGGGATGCCTGAATGTGAG GTGATCTTGGCTCAGTGTGTGGTGTATCTGGCACGAGCACCCAAGTCTGTGGAGATCTACAAGGCCTATAATAATGTGAAGGCCTGTTTGAGGAATCACCGTGGCCCACTGCCTCCTGTCCCTTTGCACCTCCGCAATGCTCCAACCAAGTTGATGAAACAACTGGGCTACGCTAAAGGCTACAAGTACAACCCAAACTTCAGCGGCACAGTAGAGCAGGAGTACTTGCCTGATGAGCTGCAGGGCATTGACTTCTTCACCTGGACGCCCTCAGAATCATGa
- the LOC113172379 gene encoding chymotrypsin-like elastase family member 3B, which yields MELALVLLVTVTTVSGCGLPSYVPDSSRVVNGEEARPYSWPWQVSLESFFPTCGGTLISPNWVLTAAHCITFHTYRVVLAEHDMNREEGSEQSIMVDKMFIHPKWNDNCVSCGNDIALLKLQKSAIINDKVQLACLPQYGATLVHNQPCYVTGWGRLYSGGPQATTLQQALLPVVGHSVCTQSDWWGSSAKTTMVCAGGESKSACHGDSGGPLNCKGSDGRWYVEGVTSFVDGRACNTPRKPTVFTRVASFVPWISETMAQN from the exons ATGGAACTGGCACTTGTCCTTCTCGTGACTGTTACAACTG TGTCTGGGTGTGGTTTACCCAGCTACGTGCCTGACTCCAGCCGTGTGGTGAATGGTGAAGAAGCCCGCCCGTACAGCTGGCCATGGCAG GTTTCTCTGGAATCTTTCTTCCCCACTTGTGGAGGAACACTTATTTCTCCTAACTGGGTGTTGACTGCTGCACACTGCATCAC attCCACACATACAGGGTCGTTCTGGCTGAGCATGACATGAACAGGGAAGAGGGATCTGAACAGTCCATCATGGTGGACAAAATGTTCATTCATCCCAAGTGGAATGACAACTGTGTGTCTTGTGG GAATGACATTGCCTTGCTTAAGCTGCAGAAGAGTGCCATCATCAATGATAAGGTTCAGCTGGCTTGTCTGCCGCAGTATGGTGCTACTCTTGTCCATAACCAGCCCTGTTATGTCACAGGCTGGGGTCGTCTCTACT CTGGTGGTCCCCAGGCAACCACCCTACAGCAGGCTCTACTTCCTGTGGTAGGTCACAGTGTCTGTACTCAGAGTGACTGGTGGGGAAGCTCAGCAAAGACCACAATGGTCTGTGCAGGAGGAGAGAGCAAGTCAGCATGCCAT GGTGACTCTGGGGGCCCTCTGAACTGTAAAGGCAGTGATGGCAGATGGTATGTAGAAGGAGTGACCAGTTTTGTGGATGGACGTGCTTGTAATACTCCACGGAAGCCCACAGTCTTTACCCGTGTGGCCTCTTTTGTTCCCTGGATCAGCGAG ACAATGGCCCAAAACTGA
- the dhx30 gene encoding ATP-dependent RNA helicase DHX30, which translates to MALPGVLLVRLKSLCNIGKCFHAGGKTASNWNREMRWYRTKARSFQEQGSSYFQTKRGNISPNLLEEFPEPKSLLNNTVSRSLGVSDVSQLIQYSCTEHAGVKKATVTVLWPCRIEEEGYANRKSDAERFAAAAACLKLREMGVIGPNNQLPKRRAGQERGGLHTPMHNKEDNSWTDNDHTSRANADEQIQHLPPAQDPSGTSEALSLFPQPKSLLTRVVQVATSSNRIRELMQFRTTGGKLKNCQLTLRWPEEMVFTATANNRVTAEKRAAALACMKLKELELLDKNNNPLTHAKYHREQVREAGERERRPFPLEIPEYLENHMREYLAQYPVATEVQKLWEEEEAKGQQTNQEDEEEEDFVTDAITGRPYRPLSKQETQELNTRLQEKWEKANPGLSVELPVDAHRQRVVSQVRSSRVVVIDGETGCGKTTRIPRFLLEESVRGGEGAECNILVTQPRRISAVSVAHRVAHEMGRALKHCVGYQVRLESRPPEQSGGALLFLTVGVLLRKLQSNPTLKGISHVVVDEVHERDINTDLLLALLRSGLKENPDLRVVLMSATGDNQRLAKYFGGCPIVKVPGFMHPVRDRYLEDVLREMGRRQIQERMETETRGGRDDVAPDLDLVADVIEHIDRHGEPGSVLCFLPGWQDIKTVQENLKAKPHFSSGSQMILPLHSSLSVADQQAVFQRPPVGKRKIVLTTNIAETSVTIDDIVHVVDTGTHKEQNYDTQTKVSCLDTVWISRSNVTQRKGRAGRCQPGQSYHLFPRKQLDSMTLFPIPEILRTPLESLVMQAKIHSPNCKAEDFLSQVLDSPDQEAVRDAVRNLQDIGVLDKTETLTPLGERVACMSCDPRLGKVLVLGTMFRCVLPMLSVAACLTRDPFHNSLQNRTLVNKAKEILSGSSYSDYLVFSRAILGWKRLQQEGDREERDEYMDTNTLSRASLRFINGLISQFSENLHEAELVSRASDCQRQSSLYNEHSNQDELLKAVFLAGLYPNLIQVKKGVVIKGRFRPNSISFRTLSGPVLLHRSTVNRGKQDLPSRWLTFFSAVKSNGNVFIRDSSAVHPLALLLLTDCDITETVNRDRVQVSFPGRSLVRCELSVETWELLWELRTSIQTMLYRNLCNPNNADINSSQDGRLISLLVELLNNTDANPFAQDLNSDGEVD; encoded by the exons ATGGCGCTACCCGGTGTTTTACTCGTGCGGCTGAAATCCTTGTGCAAcattggaaaatgttttcatgctggAGGAAAAACGGCGTCCAACTGGAACAGAGAAATGCGGTGGTACAGGACAAAGGCTCGAAGTTTTCAGGAACAGGGATCATCGTATTTTCAGACTAAACGAG GTAACATCAGTCCAAATCTCCTGGAAGAGTTTCCAGAGCCCAAAAGCCTCCTGAATAACACTGTCTCCAGGTCGCTGGGAGTCAGCGACGTGTCCCAGTTGATCCAGTACAGCTGCACAGAACATGCGGGTGTCAAA AAAGccactgtcactgtgctgtggcCGTGCAGGATTGAGGAGGAGGGCTATGCCAACAGGAAGAGCGACGCAGAGCGatttgctgcagctgctgcttgcCTCAAACTCAGA GAAATGGGTGTGATCGGTCCAAACAATCAACTCCCCAAGAGGAGAGCTGGTCAGGAGAGAGGAGGCCTACATACGCCTATGCATAATAAGGAGGATAACTCATGGACAGATAATGACCACACATCTAGAGCTAACGCAGATGAACAAATACAACACCTGCCTCCTGCGCAAGACCCCTCCGGCACCTCTGAAGCTCTTTCCCTATTTCCTCAACCGAAGTCTCTCCTGACTAGAGTCGTCCAGGTGGCCACATCATCCAACAGGATCCGG GAGCTAATGCAGTTCAGAACAACAGGAGGGAAGCTGAAGAATTGTCAGCTGACCTTGCGTTGGCCCGAAGAGATGGTGTTCACAGCCACGGCAAACAACAGAGTGACAGCAGAGAAGAGAGCTGCAGCACTTGCCTGCATGAAACTGAAG GAACTTGAGTTGCTggataaaaacaacaacccGCTGACTCATGCCAAGTACCACCGTGAGCAGGTGAGGGAGGCTGGCGAGAGGGAGAGACGCCCCTTCCCACTGGAGATCCCAGAATACTTGGAGAACCATATGAGAGAGTATCTTGCACAG TATCCTGTTGCAACAGAAGTACAGAAACTctgggaggaggaagaagcaaaAGGACAGCAGACGAAccaggaggatgaagaagaggaagactTTGTAACTGACGCCATCACAGGCAGGCCATACAGACCTTTGTCCAAACAAGAGACTCAGGAGCTCAACACCCGCCTGCAGGAGAAGTGGGAGAAGGCAAATCCAGGACTGAGTGTGGAGCTTCCCGTTGATGCCCACCGTCAGCGAGTGGTCTCTCAAGTGAGGTCCTCACGAGTGGTCGTGATTGATGGAGAAACAGGATGTGGAAAAACGACTCGTATCCCGCGCTTCCTGCTGGAGGAGAGCGTGAGAGGTGGGGAGGGAGCCGAGTGCAACATCCTGGTGACCCAGCCGCGCCGGATCAGCGCTGTGTCCGTCGCCCATCGTGTTGCTCATGAGATGGGTCGAGCTCTGAAACACTGTGTGGGATATCAG GTGAGACTTGAGAGCCGACCTCCAGAGCAGAGCGGAGGAGCCTTGCTCTTCCTCACAGTCGGTGTCCTGCTAAGGAAGCTTCAGTCAAATCCCACCCTGAAGGGAATCAGCCATGTGGTGGTGGATGAGGTGCACGAGAGGGACATAAACACAGACCTGTTGCTGGCCTTACTGCGGTCAGGTTTGAAGGAGAATCCTGACCTACGAGTGGTGTTGATGAGCGCTACAGGAGACAACCAGAGACTGGCCAAGTACTTTGGAGGCTGCCCAATTGTGAAGGTGCCAGGGTTCATGCATCCAGTGAGGGACAGATacctggaggatgtgttgagaGAGATGGGACGCCGACAAATTCAAGAGCGGATGGAGACAGAAACACGA GGAGGAAGAGACGATGTTGCCCCAGATCTAGATTTAGTAGCTGATGTAATCGAGCACATTGACAGACATGGAGAGCCAG GGTCGGTGTTGTGTTTCCTACCTGGATGGCAGGACATCAAGACAGTTCAGGAGAATCTTAAGGCGAAGCCACACTTTTCCTCAGGCTCACAGATGATCCTGCCCT TGCACTCAAGTTTATCAGTGGCAGACCAGCAGGCCGTGTTCCAGCGCCCCCCAGTGGGCAAGAGGAAGATTGTGCTCACCACCAACATTGCTGAGACGTCCGTCACCATAGATGACATTGTTCATGTGGTGGACACGGGAACTCACAAAGAACAGAATtatgacacacagacaaag GTCTCCTGTCTGGACACAGTTTGGATATCCCGATCAAATGTCACTCAAAGAAAAGGGAGAGCAGGACGATGTCAGCCAGGACAGTCCTACCACCTTTTCCCTCGAAAACAGCTGGATTCCATGACTCTCTTCCCCATCCCAGAGATCCTGCGCACCCCGCTGGAGAGTTTAGTAATGCAagccaaaatccacagtcctAACTGCAAG GCTGAAGATTTCTTATCTCAAGTGTTGGACAGTCCAGACCAAGAAGCTGTGAGAGATGCTGTCAGGAATCTACAAGATATAG gAGTTCTTGACAAGACGGAAACCCTGACACCTTTAGGGGAGCGTGTCGCCTGTATGTCATGTGACCCTCGGCTGGGGAAAGTACTGGTCCTCGGTACCATGTTCAGATGTGTTCTGCCCATGTTGTCTGTAGCTGCCTGTCTGACCAGAGACCCCTTTCACAACAGCCTGCAGAACAGAACACTAGTCAACAAG GCTAAAGAGATTCTCAGTGGCTCCAGCTACAGTGACTACTTGGTGTTTAGTAGAGCTATATTGGGCTGGAAGAGACTTCAGCAGGAGGGTGACCGGGAGGAGAGGGATGAATATATGGACACAAACACTCTGTCGAGGGCCAGCCTTCGATTCATCAATG GTCTCATCTCCCAGTTCAGTGAGAACCTGCATGAAGCTGAGTTGGTTTCTCGAGCAAGCGATTGCCAGCGTCAGAGTTCTCTCTACAACGAACACAGCAACCAGGATGAGCTGCTTAAAGCAGTGTTCCTCGCTGGACTTTATCCTAACCTTATTCAG gtGAAGAAAGGTGTTGTGATCAAAGGACGCTTTCGCCCCAACAGTATATCTTTTCGCACCCTCAGTGGACCAGTGCTGCTTCATCGCTCCACAGTGAACAG AGGAAAACAGGATCTCCCCAGTCGCTGGTTGACGTTTTTCAGCGCAGTCAAGTCCAATGGGAATGTTTTCATTCGGGACTCTTCGGCAGTCCACCCGCTcgcactgctgctgctcacagacTGTGATATCACAGAGACAG TAAATAGAGACAGAGTTCAAGTGTCATTTCCTGGACGCTCTCTGGTGCGCTGCGAGCTGTCCGTTGAAACGTGGGAGCTGCTGTGGGAGTTACGCACCTCCATTCAGACCATGCTGTACCGAAACCTCTGTAACCCCAACAACGCAGACATCAACTCCTCTCAAGATGGAAGACTCATCTCCCTACTTGTGGAGTTGCTCAATAATACAGACGCAAACCCTTTTGCTCAGGATCTCAACAGTGACGGTGAGGTGGACTGA